One Chryseobacterium sp. StRB126 genomic region harbors:
- a CDS encoding LytR/AlgR family response regulator transcription factor: MKALIVDDNDIARTTLAHLAKQVPNLTIINEFSNAIEAYNFLQSNSVDLIFLDIEMPEMSGIELTKNLSGKDTIIIFTTSNKEYALEAFELNIADYLLKPVMTARFLQAVSKAQAILDSRKEDVEVTKDEFLFVRDSNITRRLKLDDIFYAEAMGDYVKFYTREKMFAIHGKMKTAEERLPKDDFIRVHRSYIVSVGKIDTLQDGGIMINGKFIPVADAYRKALNSRMNVF; this comes from the coding sequence ATGAAAGCCTTAATTGTCGATGACAATGATATCGCAAGAACAACTTTGGCGCACTTGGCAAAACAAGTCCCCAACCTCACGATTATCAATGAATTTTCCAACGCAATTGAGGCTTACAACTTCTTGCAGAGCAATTCCGTCGATTTGATTTTTCTCGATATCGAAATGCCGGAAATGAGCGGTATAGAACTCACCAAAAACCTTTCCGGGAAAGACACCATCATTATTTTCACAACGTCGAACAAAGAATATGCACTGGAAGCTTTCGAGCTCAACATCGCAGATTACCTTCTGAAACCTGTGATGACTGCAAGATTTTTACAGGCGGTAAGCAAGGCCCAGGCAATTCTTGATAGCAGAAAAGAAGATGTAGAAGTCACCAAAGATGAGTTCCTTTTCGTTAGAGATTCCAATATCACAAGGCGTTTGAAGCTCGATGATATTTTTTATGCGGAGGCAATGGGCGATTATGTTAAATTTTACACAAGAGAAAAAATGTTCGCCATTCACGGCAAGATGAAAACGGCTGAAGAACGCTTACCGAAAGACGATTTCATCAGAGTTCATCGTTCTTACATCGTTTCTGTGGGCAAGATAGACACGCTTCAGGACGGCGGAATTATGATAAACGGAAAATTCATTCCCGTTGCAGATGCTTACAGAAAGGCACTCAACTCACGTATGAATGTTTTTTAA
- a CDS encoding ATP-binding protein: MKKISSVMGNRRFSYFIILTFIAGSLLLIAVQINSAKNTKELIKNNNRLLSELRSSNHLREIDRDILGVESRIRASIATNDTTHLEGIDQKISQIENFLDSLSKDNSDNVEEKLIYRLSVLAMEKKTTKDKLLLRYHTLGNMDDNTSIANPRARKISNEITSITAKIYESRKHHMVDLSKETEEMGKKARLYDISLLILLILSGSIVGYHILRQFKRQQLLIQELDIAEKKASVAAQTKENFLANMSHEIRTPLSGILGFTNLLQKRPLDETSKEFVSSIQRSGENLMAIINDILDLSKIEAGMMRITKGIFSINGLVNSVETFFVERAKEKGLTISSKIDSSIPDTLNGDATRLTQILVNLIGNAIKFTHQGTIHIEIYNKQQTENEVVVGFKVSDTGIGIDQEKLTEVFERFNQGEDSTTRNYGGTGLGLSIVKSLIQLQNGDIEVMSEQGKGTTFHFYIPYAIAQEQLNVIPTVDTNYFKDKSNAPLRVLIVDDNAINQSLMKHLLSQWNIDFDTANNGLEAVKFLRNNDCDLVLMDIQMPQMDGYVATQTIREELKLNIPIIAMTAHALAGERERCMSRGMNEYISKPIKEDELFKLISNFGLKENEKTETEEITSVYQFIDLTYMKSISNGDKDFEKIVTQQFLDLTPHQLQELKLTYENKDFKWLKLKAHDLKSSVAIMGLLPLLEEKLDILELTVEENPASEKALEGVKDILLKSFSETKLFMKSITH, from the coding sequence ATGAAAAAAATATCTTCAGTAATGGGAAACAGACGGTTCAGTTATTTCATCATCCTCACATTTATTGCGGGTTCTCTCCTATTGATAGCGGTTCAAATCAATTCAGCTAAAAATACCAAAGAACTCATCAAAAATAACAACCGGCTTTTGAGCGAGTTACGTTCGAGTAATCATTTGCGTGAAATCGACCGCGATATTCTCGGCGTTGAAAGCAGAATCCGGGCTTCTATTGCAACCAACGACACAACTCATCTAGAAGGAATAGACCAAAAAATCAGTCAGATAGAAAACTTCCTGGATTCACTTTCCAAAGACAATTCAGACAACGTTGAAGAAAAGTTGATTTACAGATTGAGCGTTCTTGCAATGGAAAAGAAAACAACGAAGGATAAATTATTGCTCCGTTATCACACCCTTGGAAATATGGATGACAATACTTCCATTGCCAATCCCAGGGCGAGGAAAATTTCGAACGAAATCACTTCCATTACTGCAAAAATCTATGAAAGCAGAAAACATCATATGGTTGACCTCAGCAAAGAAACTGAAGAGATGGGAAAAAAAGCGAGACTGTATGATATTTCGTTGCTTATTCTTTTGATTTTAAGCGGTTCAATTGTTGGTTATCACATTCTTCGTCAGTTCAAACGTCAGCAGTTGCTGATTCAGGAATTGGATATAGCAGAGAAAAAAGCATCGGTCGCTGCACAGACCAAAGAAAATTTTCTAGCCAATATGAGCCACGAAATAAGAACGCCATTGAGCGGAATTTTAGGTTTTACCAATCTTTTACAGAAAAGACCTTTGGACGAAACTTCAAAAGAATTTGTGTCCTCCATTCAGCGTTCGGGAGAAAATCTGATGGCAATTATCAACGACATTCTGGATCTATCAAAAATCGAAGCCGGAATGATGCGCATTACCAAAGGCATATTCAGCATCAATGGATTGGTGAATTCTGTCGAAACATTTTTTGTGGAACGGGCTAAAGAAAAAGGATTAACGATTTCCAGCAAAATAGATTCCTCCATTCCTGATACTTTAAATGGAGATGCCACAAGACTGACTCAGATTTTGGTCAACCTTATCGGAAATGCCATCAAATTTACACATCAGGGAACTATCCATATCGAAATTTATAATAAACAACAGACCGAAAACGAAGTTGTTGTCGGCTTTAAAGTTTCGGACACAGGAATCGGGATTGATCAAGAAAAACTCACCGAAGTTTTTGAAAGATTTAATCAGGGAGAAGATTCAACGACCCGAAATTACGGAGGAACCGGACTTGGTTTATCGATTGTGAAAAGCCTGATTCAGTTGCAGAACGGCGATATTGAAGTGATGAGCGAACAGGGAAAAGGCACTACTTTCCACTTTTACATTCCTTATGCGATTGCGCAAGAACAACTTAATGTGATTCCTACAGTTGATACAAATTATTTTAAAGATAAATCGAATGCACCTTTAAGAGTGTTAATCGTGGATGACAACGCTATCAATCAAAGTTTGATGAAACATCTTCTGTCACAATGGAACATCGATTTTGATACTGCAAACAACGGTCTGGAAGCAGTAAAATTTCTCAGAAATAACGACTGTGATTTGGTCTTAATGGATATTCAAATGCCACAAATGGACGGTTATGTTGCCACGCAAACAATTCGTGAAGAACTGAAACTGAACATTCCAATCATCGCAATGACCGCACACGCTTTGGCAGGCGAACGCGAAAGATGCATGAGCCGCGGAATGAACGAATACATTTCAAAACCGATAAAAGAAGACGAATTGTTTAAATTGATCTCCAATTTCGGTTTGAAAGAAAACGAAAAAACGGAAACCGAAGAAATCACTTCTGTCTACCAGTTCATCGACCTTACTTATATGAAGTCCATCAGCAACGGCGACAAAGATTTTGAAAAAATAGTGACCCAACAGTTCTTAGACCTCACGCCTCATCAATTACAGGAACTGAAACTCACTTATGAAAACAAAGATTTTAAATGGCTGAAATTGAAAGCGCACGATTTAAAATCAAGTGTTGCCATCATGGGTCTGCTTCCTTTATTAGAGGAAAAATTAGATATTTTGGAATTAACAGTCGAAGAAAATCCGGCCTCAGAAAAAGCTTTGGAAGGGGTGAAAGATATTTTGCTGAAATCTTTCTCCGAAACCAAATTATTTATGAAATCCATCACCCATTGA
- a CDS encoding antibiotic biosynthesis monooxygenase: METQGASVVITHHVLDGKQAEYEKWLDEILPISKSAKGFIDWQIVRPIPNLTFVYTVIIRFDTIDNLRNWMESDTRKKLIDKAHPLFTKEDNYEIKSGLDFLFYGEKSDNKVPVRWKQYLATWSAIYPLSLLMQLLLLPSLRLMNIPANRYFDTLVSTGFLVFLVIYVVMPNYTKLIRKWLYQ; encoded by the coding sequence ATGGAAACTCAAGGCGCATCTGTAGTCATCACCCATCACGTTCTCGACGGAAAACAAGCCGAATATGAAAAATGGCTGGATGAAATCCTGCCCATTTCCAAAAGCGCCAAAGGTTTTATCGATTGGCAAATCGTTCGCCCGATCCCAAATCTCACATTTGTTTACACCGTGATTATCCGCTTTGATACGATTGATAATCTCAGAAACTGGATGGAATCTGATACCAGAAAAAAGCTTATTGACAAAGCTCATCCGTTATTTACAAAAGAAGACAATTACGAAATCAAATCGGGACTTGATTTTCTGTTTTACGGAGAAAAATCGGACAACAAAGTTCCCGTTCGCTGGAAGCAATATCTGGCCACCTGGTCTGCCATTTATCCTTTATCATTGCTGATGCAATTGCTTTTATTGCCCTCCTTACGATTAATGAATATCCCTGCCAATCGATATTTTGACACTTTGGTGAGTACGGGTTTTCTGGTTTTCTTAGTGATTTATGTGGTGATGCCGAATTACACTAAATTAATCAGGAAATGGCTTTATCAATGA
- a CDS encoding lipocalin-like domain-containing protein, which produces METLFNKLLGTWTLVELIEVPVNGGEITHPMGKNPKGLIMYNPDGYMSAQIMDTHRENFHQEHWTNATPEEYTQEGSTYLAYSGPFKTDDEKQWVSHTMYLSLFPNWTGQTQNRIVIFKDGFLHLESEKPFISNSRLVTHQLTWKRV; this is translated from the coding sequence ATGGAAACATTATTTAACAAACTTCTGGGGACCTGGACTTTGGTAGAACTCATCGAAGTGCCTGTAAACGGCGGTGAAATCACCCATCCAATGGGCAAAAATCCGAAAGGACTGATTATGTATAATCCTGATGGTTATATGTCGGCACAAATTATGGATACGCACCGGGAAAACTTTCATCAGGAACATTGGACCAATGCTACGCCGGAAGAATATACACAGGAAGGTTCAACTTATCTTGCGTATTCAGGGCCGTTCAAAACGGATGATGAAAAACAATGGGTGAGCCACACGATGTACCTCTCACTCTTTCCCAACTGGACGGGGCAAACTCAGAATAGAATCGTTATCTTTAAAGATGGTTTTCTACATCTTGAAAGTGAGAAACCGTTCATCAGCAATTCCCGATTGGTGACTCACCAACTGACCTGGAAAAGAGTTTGA
- a CDS encoding NAD(P)H-quinone oxidoreductase: MKAIVITQYGAPEVLKLQEYPTPEISGDEVLIEVKAAGINRPDVFQREGNYPPPDGIVADIPGLEVAGTIVKCGPDVVDFTVGDKVCALLAGGGYAEYVAVREGQCLPIPANLTFAEAASLPETIFTVWSNVFQRGNLQPGETFLLHGGNSGIGITGIQIAHALGSKVIVTVGSDEKGQKCLQLGADSYINYKTQNFETELQSEGVDVILDMIGGDYLAKNINILKPEGRLVHINAVSGSRVDLDIWKVMIKRLTITGSTLRSREYEFKKQLAKEIQKKVWPLIASKQFRPVIFKTFPFSEAAEAHRLLEDGSHTGKIILVR; this comes from the coding sequence ATGAAAGCAATCGTTATTACACAATATGGCGCTCCTGAAGTATTGAAATTACAGGAATACCCTACTCCCGAAATATCCGGAGACGAAGTCTTAATCGAAGTGAAAGCCGCAGGAATCAACCGACCCGATGTTTTCCAGCGTGAAGGCAATTATCCTCCTCCAGATGGAATTGTGGCCGATATTCCTGGCCTGGAAGTGGCTGGAACCATTGTAAAATGTGGACCTGATGTTGTAGATTTCACCGTTGGAGACAAAGTTTGTGCACTTCTTGCAGGTGGAGGTTACGCAGAATATGTCGCTGTGAGAGAAGGTCAATGTTTACCCATTCCTGCGAATCTTACTTTTGCTGAGGCAGCAAGTTTACCGGAAACCATCTTTACAGTTTGGTCTAATGTTTTTCAGAGAGGAAATCTTCAACCAGGAGAAACCTTTTTACTCCACGGTGGAAACAGCGGAATTGGAATTACGGGAATTCAGATTGCTCACGCTTTGGGTTCAAAAGTAATTGTCACCGTAGGTTCTGATGAAAAAGGCCAGAAATGTCTTCAACTCGGCGCAGATTCATACATTAATTATAAAACTCAGAATTTTGAAACCGAACTTCAGAGTGAAGGTGTAGATGTTATTTTGGATATGATTGGGGGTGATTACCTGGCTAAAAACATCAATATTCTAAAACCTGAAGGCAGATTGGTTCACATTAATGCGGTAAGTGGCAGTCGGGTTGACCTGGACATTTGGAAAGTGATGATAAAAAGGCTTACGATCACCGGAAGTACCTTGAGAAGCCGGGAATATGAGTTCAAAAAACAATTGGCCAAAGAGATTCAGAAAAAAGTATGGCCTTTGATTGCATCTAAACAGTTCAGACCTGTGATTTTTAAAACATTTCCTTTCTCGGAAGCTGCTGAAGCGCACCGATTGCTTGAAGACGGTTCGCATACAGGCAAAATTATTCTTGTGAGATAA
- a CDS encoding cupin domain-containing protein, translated as MNTTSLSFKYELEKKEPRTNDGGTTRGASVKDFPASIGIAGVSMRLQPGSMRELHWHANAAEWAYVISGTVRTTIIHPDGHSYTDNFEPGDVWYFPKGYGHSIQATGTEECHFILIFDNGNFSEDHTFSVTDFVSSVPAEIVAQNLGLTLEEVAALPQKEAYFASGIVPDEMSFAAAARPDESDIELTSFHRYPLHSQQPRIVPGGGLQRLVTSKEFPISSTMSGSILELQPGALREMHWHPNADEWQYFISGQAEMSVFLAESTCVTEQFSAGDVGYVPMGAGHYIKNTSDTVCRILIGFNSGKYESIDLSEWLSGNPKDVVITNFGLKEGEIEKLPTEKVFIQPKK; from the coding sequence ATGAATACTACATCATTAAGTTTCAAATACGAATTAGAGAAAAAAGAACCAAGAACCAATGACGGCGGAACTACAAGAGGTGCCTCTGTAAAAGATTTCCCTGCTTCTATTGGCATTGCGGGAGTTTCTATGAGACTGCAACCCGGAAGTATGAGAGAACTGCACTGGCATGCGAACGCTGCAGAATGGGCTTATGTCATTTCAGGAACGGTACGTACAACGATTATTCATCCGGACGGACACAGCTATACCGATAATTTTGAACCGGGTGATGTATGGTATTTTCCAAAAGGGTACGGCCACTCGATTCAAGCCACAGGAACGGAAGAATGCCATTTTATTTTAATTTTTGATAATGGTAATTTTTCTGAAGACCACACCTTCAGCGTAACCGATTTTGTTTCAAGTGTACCCGCTGAAATCGTGGCTCAGAATTTAGGCTTAACTTTAGAAGAAGTGGCGGCTTTACCTCAGAAAGAAGCATATTTCGCATCGGGAATTGTTCCGGATGAAATGTCTTTCGCTGCCGCTGCAAGACCTGATGAATCGGATATTGAATTAACAAGTTTTCACCGTTATCCCTTGCATTCTCAACAACCGAGAATTGTTCCGGGCGGAGGTTTGCAGAGATTGGTAACGAGTAAAGAATTCCCCATCAGCAGCACAATGTCGGGTTCTATTTTGGAATTGCAGCCGGGTGCTTTGAGAGAAATGCACTGGCATCCGAATGCGGACGAATGGCAATACTTTATTTCAGGACAGGCAGAAATGTCGGTTTTCTTAGCTGAATCTACCTGCGTAACGGAGCAGTTCAGTGCAGGAGATGTGGGTTACGTTCCAATGGGAGCAGGGCATTACATCAAAAATACGAGCGATACGGTTTGCCGGATTCTGATAGGCTTTAACAGCGGAAAATATGAGTCGATTGATTTGAGCGAATGGCTTTCCGGAAATCCGAAAGATGTTGTCAT